CGCGAATCGCGGGTCGGTACCAGTCAACTGCGCGAGGGTCGCCGAGAGGAAGTGACCGCCGTAGTAGTACAGCAAGTGTTCGCCAGCGAACCACATGTCCTGTGGCGGTAGTGCTTCGGCGCGCAACAGCGACGTGAAGATGCCGTAGTCGAGGAACTTCTCGCCACCGGGGGCGTTGACTGCGGGGTCAACTGAGCGAATGGCGACGAGCAGGCAGAACGCGAGAGCGAACACGGTTGTAGTTTCCGCGTACGCGCGTGGACTGAACTCAATGTCGTCTGACTCCGCAGTGTCGTCCGACGCTTCGTCTGGAAGGAACGTCCGGTCGCTCCAAATCAGGAAAAGCGACAGCGCGGCGACCACGGCGACGGAGGCGAACGCCGTCGCACGAGAGAAGGCGACGTGGCCGACCCAGTAGTAGACGGTCCCGACGAGGACCAACGTGACGGGGAGCGCGAACGCCGCACCCCGGTCGGGAAACCGGGGGAAGAGGCGGGCCGCGAGCGGTAAGCCGACGAGCGCGAGAACCTGAAACGCGAGGAACCAGAGCAGGACGAGCGCGTACTCCATCGCATGATAGACGAGCGACGAACCGATAAACATCTTGGGGTTTGTCGCGCTGTAGCCCGGAGTTAACTGCTCTCTACGAGGATACGTGGAGCGACAGGAGCGTTCGACGTGCAGGTCGAATTTGGGCGAGAATAACGATACTAATCCGCATACGGCACTCGAATCAGAACCCTTATCAGTTGGTCGGCGTTACGAAGTAGTAGCGGGATGGGATAGCCAGGAGATTCCGGCGGGCTCATAACCCGCAGATCGGTAGTTCAAATCTACCTCCCGCTATTTTTCAGAAATCAACCGACGAGAACCGAGTGTAACGAGGTTCGAGGAGCGGATTTCTGAAAATCTCTAGAGAGGATTTGAACCCAGCAAGTCGCACGCCCGCGGAACAGGATGAGCAGGGACGTCTTGCTCAGGTTCAAATCTACCTCCCGCTACTTCGTTCGGAATTCAATTCGTGAGTGAGGAGCGTAGCGACGAGCGAACGCTGAATTCCGGAGAATAGTTCGAGCAGATTTGAATGAGGCAGGACGCGCGCAGCGAAGCGAGCACGTCCTGACGTGGTTCAAATCTACCTCCCGCTATGTTTTTGCTGGACTCACTTCACTAACGAGGCGTTTCATCGCCGAGTCAACGCGAACCGTTCTCCGGCGAGTCGTACCCCTGCGCGTAGTTTTATTGAAATTCGTACGGTACTACCGATGATGACACGCGCACTGTTCGTCGTCAGCCAAGAAGGCTACTGGGGAGAGGAATGTACCGACCCGCTGGAAACACTCACCGACGCTGGCGTCGATATCGACGTCGCGACACCGACCGGAGACGAACCGGTCGTAGACGAGCGGTCTATCGACCCCGACAACGTCGGCGAGGAGACGGCCGAGCACGTCACAGAGGTTCACGAGAGCGACGACCGACTCCAAAATCCGATGCCGATAGCCGACGCAGACGCCGGGGAGTACGACGCAGTCGTCTTCCCCGGTGGTCACGGCACTGAGTGGGACGTCAACCAAGACAAACACGCCCGCGAGTTGTTGCGGTCGGTCGTCGAACGCGACGACGGTGGAAAGGCGCTGGTCGTTTGCCACGCAGTCGGACTGCTCGCGTTCACCCGCGACGAGAGCGGCGAGTTGCTCGTCGCCGGGAGAGACGTGACCGGCTTCCCCAACGACTGGGAAGAGGGCATCGTGGACGACCGCGACCTGATGCCCGACGGTCGGAAGCTACCGTACTGGGTCGAAGACGAGGTGAAAGCCGCAGGTGGGAACTGGGACGCAGAACTCGACGCCGAGACGAGTGTTACAGTCGATGGCGACCTCGTTACAGCGCGGGGTCCCGCATCCTCCCACGAGGGTGCGACGACGCTGTTGGAGCAGTTGGGCGTGGAACGTCCCGCCTAATCGGACGACTTATCAGGTTCTCGTTCTACGTCCGGGGTGAGGTCGAACAACGTGTTACAGACTCGCGGTGTTCTCGCCATCATGGCCGGGATGATAATGACTGGCGGACTGATCGCAGCGCGGATGGACCGACGCATCGAGGCCGCGTGGATAATGGCCGGTGGCTTCGCCGTCGCGTCGCTCTGGTCGATAATGAGTATCTTTTGGGCACAGACCCACGCGAGCGTACTGACGCCGAAGCTCTGGATTTCGGTCGCAGCGATGGCAGTCGCCGCCACAGTGTACTACGGGTTTCTCGGGATGACTGGCGAGGGGTTCGGCGGATAGTCGCTTCTTCGAAAAGCGACCTGACGGCGGACCACCACTCCTCCTTCGAGAACAGATTTCCGCTCGAAATTTTTGAATCCCGGTCGATAAGCAGTCGTTACCGACGAGGATACCATCCTGAACAAAGATGAAAAATGGGCTGTTACCATGCGTAACGTGCCCATATTGTGTAATTGCTTGCCAATCAACAGATTTAAATATGCGTTGGACTACCACATTGGTATGCCAGACCGGCGCAACCGATCGGATGACACGGCAAAAGGTCGACGCAACTTCCTGAAGGCGAGCGGTGCTGGTGCAGTTGCACTCTCTCTTGCTGGCTGTAGTGGCGGCGGAAACCAAGATACCACAACCAGTGACGAGACGACCAGCGGAGACGGTACGACGACCGAAGACGTCAACACAGTCGAAGAAGGAAACGCTGAACGTGGCGGTACGTTCACGTACGGACTGCCCGAGAAACCGGACACCCCGAACGTCCTCATGTCGAGTTCGGTGTACGGCGCACTTCCACTGTGGCGCATCTACGAGACTGGTGCGACCCTCGAACCGGTCAACTTCGAGGTCAAACCGTGGGTGTTCACGGACTGGAAAGTCGAGAACGCCGACAGTGCAGACTCGAAACCCGACGTTTACTTCAACGTCCGAGAAGGTCTGAAGTGGAACGACGGAGAGGACTTCACGAAAGAGGACGTGAAGTTCACGTACCAGTATCTCATCGACAACGAGCCGGGGCAGTACGCTTCGGCCATCGGTCCGATGGAGAGCATCAGTGAAGCGTCCAACGACTGGGACTTCCACCTGAAGCTCACTCAGCCCGTCTCCACGTTCGAACTGGACCAGTTCGGTCTCCCGCTACTCCCCAAGCACAAGTGGGAGGGTAAGAACTACAAGCAGTACGAGCCGACGAAGAACGATGGTCCTGTCGGACTCGGCCCGGGTCGGCTGACGAAGTACCAGCCCGACACGGCGATTCAGATTACGTTCGACCACGACAACTACTACGACACACTCTCGCAGCTACAGTGGCGCAAAGACCACAAGCAGATCCTCGCGGGCGGTCCGTTCCTCGAAAAGCTGAACTTCAAGGTGTACGGTAGCCAGACTGCGATGACCCAGGCGTTCATGCAGGGCGACATCGACACCCACTACGGCTCGATGAAGACCTCGAAGATTCCGGACGTCAAGAAGGCAGAGGGCAAGAGCCTCGTCAAAGGCTACGACAGCGGGTTCTCCTACTTCGGATTCAACCTCCGTCGCAAGCCACTCGACGACGTCGCACTCCGACAGGCAATGAGTATGCTGTTCGACGACTACTACTGGGTCGAACAGCTCATGGGCGGCTACGTCATCGAAGGCGACTACGCCCAATCGCCCGGTTACGCCGGTGTCCGACCCGAGAAGGTGTTCGGCGGCGAACTATCGACCGACCCCGCCACGGAAGCGTTCTCCTACCGTGGCAACGACGACGGGACGCCGAAGATCGAGACTATCCGCAAGTTCCTGACCGACGGGAGCGTCATCGACGGGTCGCAGGGCACCTTCGCCGGGAAAGACTTCCCCGGTACGCTCTCGGGCGTCAAGGCGAGTCAGTCCGAAGCGAAGCACGAGTACAGCTTCGGTCCGGTGAAGACCTCGTTCCTCAAGAACAAGGAACACGCCGACAAGGAGCTTCGCGTCAACGGGAAGACCATCCCGGAGATCATGGACGGCGACCCGCTCGTGATGTTCATCGACCCGCCGAAGGACACGCCGAAGGAGGCCAAGGCCATCAAGCGATGGACCAAGCACCTCCAGACGCTCGGCATTCCGATCAAGACCCAGGCTGTGGACTTCAACACGATGGTCGCGAAGGTCTACGTCGAGGAAGACTTCGACATCTACCCGATGGGCTGGGGCGGCACCGGTCCGTTCGGGAGTTCGCTCTACGCGTTCTTCCACTCCTCGCAGGCCGACGACCTCTCGGACGGCAACGAAGACAGCCAGCTGTACAACTCGCCGGGATACGGCCTCCACGGCGGCAGTTCCGACGAACTGCTCTCGACGGCCCGAACCACGATGGACCCCAAGGAGCGTAACACGGCCACGGCGAAGGCAATCGAGAAGATCTACCTCGACTGCCCGTACATGCTGATGGACTACTCCAAGCAGCGCTGGCCGGTCAACAGTTCGAAGTTCGCTGGCTTCGTCGAGAACATCGTCGACCCGGCGTACGCGTACTTCGGCACGGAAATCAACAACATCCACCTGAAGCAGTAACGGACACCGGAGTGGTTTCGGAGTCGTTTCCGCTGCGTCTTCCTTTTTCCTGCAGGGAGTTTGGCCGGGCAGTAGCCCTGCCGAGGGAGATGTAAGCCGGTATGGAATCACCACATTGATAACGAACGTCTACCATAAATGGCACGTATCTAGTAGAGGCGCTATGGTAACTAGTAAACAACTAACACGAGAAGTAATACTATGACGCGAATCAGCGCACGATATCTGGCCAAGCGAGTGGTCGTCTCGTACTTGACCCTACTGGTCATCATGTCGCTGCTGTTCGTCCTCATCCGGAGCATGCCGGGGTCGTTCATCCAGTCGATGATAACCCCGGACCTCGACCCGGCTGACATCCAGCGACTACGGGAGACCTGGGGTCTCAACGAACCACTGTGGCAGCAGTACGTCGATTTCATGACGAACTACCAGACGGGGAACTTCGGTCGGTCCCCGACTGAGAAAGAGCCAGTGTGGGACATCATCGCACGACGGTTCCCACGAACGCTCGTCCTGTTCGGAGCCATCTTCATCTCGGGATATATCATCGGCCCCATCATGGGGATGTACCTCGGTTGGTGGCGGGGCACGACGAGAGACAAGGCCATCTTCAGCGGGAGTCTGCTGGCGTACTCGATGCCGGTGTTCTGGATCTCGTGGTTGTTCATCTGGGCCTTCAACTACAAGCTCGGCTGGCTTCCGAGTAGTTTCATGTTCACGAAGTTCCCGACGGAAGTCTACGGACCGGGATTCGAGTGGACTGCGGTGACGCTCATAACTGACCTACTCAAACACCTCGCGCTACCGCTCATCAGCACGGTGTTCGTCGGTTGGGTGGGTTCGATGCTCATCATGCGCCCGTCGATGAACAACGTCACGAGCGAGGACTACGTGTTCCTCGCGCAAGCGAAGGGCCTCAGCGAGCGGACAGTCATGATGAAACACGCGGCACGGAACGCGCTGATTCCGGTGGCGACGCAAGCTATCGTCGGACTCGCGTTCCTGCTTGACGGGAGCGTCATCATCGAGAACGTGTTCAGTTGGCCGGGGCTCGGCGACGTCATCGTCGGAGCCGTCCTGTCACGTGACTATCCGATTACGCAGGCGGCGTTCTTCATGCTCGCCGTCCTCATCATCGTGATGCGACTGGTGACGGACATCGTCTACACGTATCTCGACCCGCGCATCAAGTTCGGAGGTGACTCCTAATGTCGACGCAATCTGAAAACGCCTCGCAAGTGGACTCGCTAAAAGAACGGTGGCGGCCTCGCATCGAGCGAGTTCGCCGTGGTTGGGACCGATACACCGAACACAGTATGGGTATCGTCGGTCTCATCATCCTGTTCATCTTCAGTCTCTGGGCACTGTTCCCGTCGTGGTTCGCGCCGCACTCGCTGAACTGGGTCGCGTTCCTCGGCGAAGAGCCGGGACGGCTGACGGGCGAACAGGTCCAACAACTGCCCTATCCACCTGCTTTCGGCGACCCGTTCTTCGCACCGCTCGGGACGAACTCGTCCGGCGAGGGCATCCTGACCCTGCTGGTCTACTCGGCGCGCGACGCGATGTACATCGGACTCGCAGCAGGTATCCTGTCGAGTCTCGTCGGCGTTCCGCTGGGACTCATCAGTGGCTTCTACGGCGACACGTGGATAGACGAGACTATCCAGCGTATCGTCGACGTGATGTACGGCCTGCCGTTCCTGCCGTTCCTCATCGTGCTGGTCGCCATCCGCGGCATCAGCACGACGAACATCATCATCGGCATCGCCGTGACCTCGTGGCTCAACAACTGCATCCTCATCCGCGGCGAGACGCTCTCGCTGAAAGAGCGCGCCTACGTTGACTCTGCGAAGGTCGCGGGCGCGAGCGACACGCGAATCGTGTTCCGGCACATCATGCCGAACGTCGTGCCGCTGGCGTTCGTCTATCTCGCACAGGACGCGGCGGCGGCGATTCTCGCCCAAGCATCGCTCGCATACCTCGGGTTGGCCGACTTCACGGCGAACTCGTGGGGACTGATGCTCCAGAACATCCAATCTGAAGGGTACGTCTTCGAGGCCTCGTGGTGGCTCATCCCACCGGGCATCTGCATCATGCTCATCGCGGCCGCGTTCTACTTCATCGGCTTCTCGATGGAGGACGTGACGAACCCACAGGAGGACGGCTAATATGGCACTATTCGAAGTCAACGACCTCTCGGTTCGATACGACGCTGGCGACGCGCAAGTTCACGCCGTCGATGGCGTCAGTTTCAGCGTCGATCCCGGCGAGACGTTCGGCCTCGTCGGCGAATCTGGCTGCGGGAAGACGACCCTCGGCAAGTCACTGCTCCACCTGCTCGACTCGAACGGCTACGTCGAGAGTGGCGAAGTCTGGTTCGACGGAACGCTCCCGCGCTGGGAGGACGAGAACGGCAACGCCCGCCGGGAGATAATCGACGACGACCAGTACCCCGTCCGTAGCGACGGGATGACCGACATCACCGAACTCGACGACCAAGACATTCGAGACATTCGCTGGCGCAACATCGCGCTCATCCCACAGAGTGCGATGAACGCGCTCAACCCGGTCTACAGAGTCGGCGACCAGATTACGGAAGCGATTCTCCGCCACGAGCCAATGACGACGGAAGAGGAAGCCGACGCACGGGCTCGGGACCTGCTCGAACGAGTGGGCATCGAACCGGAGCGGGCGGACGACTACGCCCACGAGTACTCCGGCGGGATGAAACAGCGTGCAGTCATCGCCATGGCGATGGCGTGCAATCCGGACCTGCTTATCGCCGACGAACCGACGACTGCGCTGGACGTCATCATCCAAGACCGCATCCTCGACGAAATCGAGGCACTACAGGAAGAGTTCGGCGTCTCCATCCTCGTCATCAGCCACGACATCAGCGTCATGGCCGAGATTTGCGACAAACTCGGCGTGATGTACGGCGGCAAGATGATGGAGAGCGGTCCGAAGGAAGAAGTGCTGGAGAACTCGGCGAACCCCTACACGCTCGGGCTGAAGAACTCGTTCCCGACGGTCAAACAGGAACAGAAGCGACTCGTCTCGATTCCGGGGTCACCGCCGACGCTACTCGACCCGGACTCGGGTTGTCGGTTCGCCGACCGATGTCCGTTCGTCACCGACGAATGTCACACCGCACACCCGCCGATGTTCGACGTCGACTCGGCCGAGCGTGGGACGCGCAGTGAATCGTCCGACCGGATGGAGCATCGCTCGGCGTGTTACCAGATCGACGACCTCGAACAGATGCGAACTGACGCTGTCAAGGAGGAAATATGGACGGAAACGCAGACACACTGATCG
The sequence above is a segment of the Halorussus halophilus genome. Coding sequences within it:
- a CDS encoding type 1 glutamine amidotransferase domain-containing protein; this translates as MTRALFVVSQEGYWGEECTDPLETLTDAGVDIDVATPTGDEPVVDERSIDPDNVGEETAEHVTEVHESDDRLQNPMPIADADAGEYDAVVFPGGHGTEWDVNQDKHARELLRSVVERDDGGKALVVCHAVGLLAFTRDESGELLVAGRDVTGFPNDWEEGIVDDRDLMPDGRKLPYWVEDEVKAAGGNWDAELDAETSVTVDGDLVTARGPASSHEGATTLLEQLGVERPA
- a CDS encoding ABC transporter substrate-binding protein, yielding MPDRRNRSDDTAKGRRNFLKASGAGAVALSLAGCSGGGNQDTTTSDETTSGDGTTTEDVNTVEEGNAERGGTFTYGLPEKPDTPNVLMSSSVYGALPLWRIYETGATLEPVNFEVKPWVFTDWKVENADSADSKPDVYFNVREGLKWNDGEDFTKEDVKFTYQYLIDNEPGQYASAIGPMESISEASNDWDFHLKLTQPVSTFELDQFGLPLLPKHKWEGKNYKQYEPTKNDGPVGLGPGRLTKYQPDTAIQITFDHDNYYDTLSQLQWRKDHKQILAGGPFLEKLNFKVYGSQTAMTQAFMQGDIDTHYGSMKTSKIPDVKKAEGKSLVKGYDSGFSYFGFNLRRKPLDDVALRQAMSMLFDDYYWVEQLMGGYVIEGDYAQSPGYAGVRPEKVFGGELSTDPATEAFSYRGNDDGTPKIETIRKFLTDGSVIDGSQGTFAGKDFPGTLSGVKASQSEAKHEYSFGPVKTSFLKNKEHADKELRVNGKTIPEIMDGDPLVMFIDPPKDTPKEAKAIKRWTKHLQTLGIPIKTQAVDFNTMVAKVYVEEDFDIYPMGWGGTGPFGSSLYAFFHSSQADDLSDGNEDSQLYNSPGYGLHGGSSDELLSTARTTMDPKERNTATAKAIEKIYLDCPYMLMDYSKQRWPVNSSKFAGFVENIVDPAYAYFGTEINNIHLKQ
- a CDS encoding ABC transporter permease → MTRISARYLAKRVVVSYLTLLVIMSLLFVLIRSMPGSFIQSMITPDLDPADIQRLRETWGLNEPLWQQYVDFMTNYQTGNFGRSPTEKEPVWDIIARRFPRTLVLFGAIFISGYIIGPIMGMYLGWWRGTTRDKAIFSGSLLAYSMPVFWISWLFIWAFNYKLGWLPSSFMFTKFPTEVYGPGFEWTAVTLITDLLKHLALPLISTVFVGWVGSMLIMRPSMNNVTSEDYVFLAQAKGLSERTVMMKHAARNALIPVATQAIVGLAFLLDGSVIIENVFSWPGLGDVIVGAVLSRDYPITQAAFFMLAVLIIVMRLVTDIVYTYLDPRIKFGGDS
- a CDS encoding ABC transporter permease; the encoded protein is MSTQSENASQVDSLKERWRPRIERVRRGWDRYTEHSMGIVGLIILFIFSLWALFPSWFAPHSLNWVAFLGEEPGRLTGEQVQQLPYPPAFGDPFFAPLGTNSSGEGILTLLVYSARDAMYIGLAAGILSSLVGVPLGLISGFYGDTWIDETIQRIVDVMYGLPFLPFLIVLVAIRGISTTNIIIGIAVTSWLNNCILIRGETLSLKERAYVDSAKVAGASDTRIVFRHIMPNVVPLAFVYLAQDAAAAILAQASLAYLGLADFTANSWGLMLQNIQSEGYVFEASWWLIPPGICIMLIAAAFYFIGFSMEDVTNPQEDG
- a CDS encoding ABC transporter ATP-binding protein — translated: MALFEVNDLSVRYDAGDAQVHAVDGVSFSVDPGETFGLVGESGCGKTTLGKSLLHLLDSNGYVESGEVWFDGTLPRWEDENGNARREIIDDDQYPVRSDGMTDITELDDQDIRDIRWRNIALIPQSAMNALNPVYRVGDQITEAILRHEPMTTEEEADARARDLLERVGIEPERADDYAHEYSGGMKQRAVIAMAMACNPDLLIADEPTTALDVIIQDRILDEIEALQEEFGVSILVISHDISVMAEICDKLGVMYGGKMMESGPKEEVLENSANPYTLGLKNSFPTVKQEQKRLVSIPGSPPTLLDPDSGCRFADRCPFVTDECHTAHPPMFDVDSAERGTRSESSDRMEHRSACYQIDDLEQMRTDAVKEEIWTETQTH